In Edaphobacter paludis, a single window of DNA contains:
- a CDS encoding DUF1223 domain-containing protein, translating to MLQTRWFHALTAAATLTVFLLPAHRSATAQANRPPSRTPVLVELFTAEGCSSCPPADDLLAQLESQQPVAGVDIIVLGEHVDYWDKLGWRDRFSSPQYTERQHDYGFRFKLDDIYTPQMVVDGTQQFVGNDAPHALRAIAHAGQTSKIALVLAKPVVDGHKVKIIVSTPIPSPSSKADLYAAVVDVSDTTSVGGGENRGRELHHVAVVRSLQRIGKLENLNSKPIEATLTAPPDANPKNVSVVVFAQSSGPGQVIGVTYASAEQ from the coding sequence ATGTTGCAAACCAGGTGGTTCCACGCTCTTACCGCAGCTGCAACCCTCACAGTTTTCCTTTTGCCGGCTCATCGTTCAGCTACGGCACAGGCAAATCGACCGCCAAGCCGCACTCCGGTTCTGGTCGAACTGTTTACGGCGGAAGGCTGCTCCAGTTGCCCGCCTGCAGACGACTTGCTGGCACAGCTTGAGAGTCAGCAGCCCGTCGCCGGTGTCGACATTATTGTGCTGGGCGAGCACGTAGATTATTGGGACAAACTGGGCTGGCGCGACCGCTTCTCGTCACCCCAATACACGGAACGTCAACATGATTATGGTTTTCGCTTCAAGCTCGATGACATTTACACGCCGCAGATGGTCGTCGACGGCACACAGCAGTTTGTCGGCAACGATGCGCCCCACGCTCTCCGCGCTATCGCTCACGCGGGCCAGACATCTAAGATTGCCCTTGTGCTTGCAAAACCAGTAGTGGATGGGCATAAAGTCAAGATCATCGTCTCCACCCCAATCCCAAGCCCATCATCCAAAGCAGACCTCTATGCCGCGGTCGTAGATGTTTCGGATACAACGAGCGTCGGCGGCGGGGAGAACCGCGGACGCGAACTGCACCACGTTGCTGTCGTCAGATCCTTGCAACGGATTGGCAAACTCGAAAATCTCAATTCCAAGCCAATCGAAGCCACTTTGACCGCTCCCCCCGACGCAAACCCCAAAAACGTGTCCGTGGTTGTCTTTGCCCAGTCCTCCGGACCGGGTCAGGTAATAGGCGTAACCTACGCCTCCGCGGAACAATAG
- the hemW gene encoding radical SAM family heme chaperone HemW: MRSNHMTTPAGIYISIPFCKAKCTFCNFASGVFGADRMQPYVNRICDEIVAARVAAERLGARLPECGDSLYFGGGTPSLLSGLQFRQIFQRLRGEFELLPDAEITLECAPGQLEQETLDELLRQGMNRVSFGVQSFVDKETSAVGRLHTRLECEAEIARIRAAGVEDINVDLIAGLPYQTRESWQYSLGQVVNSDVPHISVYMMEVDEDSRLGEEMLAKGTRYHASAVPSEDESAEWYQMACEQFDAAGLRQYEISNFGRSGHASRHNLKYWQRQPYIGFGLDAHSMLATDAGAVRFANTSDMDTYLGKAASAFPQVGQNVVDPEFDVIDLERAFEESLFLGLRLNEGVNLQALRWQFGETMVQDSMPALLEVREAGLLELESDRARLTAQGRMVSNEVFSRLLIPAA, encoded by the coding sequence ATGCGTTCCAATCATATGACAACTCCTGCGGGGATTTACATTTCGATTCCGTTCTGCAAGGCGAAGTGTACGTTTTGTAACTTTGCCTCAGGAGTGTTTGGTGCCGACCGGATGCAGCCTTATGTCAATCGCATCTGCGACGAAATCGTAGCTGCGCGAGTTGCGGCCGAGCGTTTGGGTGCGAGACTGCCAGAGTGTGGGGATTCGCTTTATTTTGGGGGCGGAACCCCCAGTTTACTTAGTGGGTTGCAATTCCGCCAGATCTTTCAGCGTTTGCGGGGCGAGTTCGAGTTGTTGCCAGATGCTGAAATCACCCTTGAGTGCGCGCCCGGCCAGCTTGAGCAGGAGACGCTGGACGAGTTGCTAAGGCAGGGCATGAACCGCGTCAGCTTTGGAGTGCAGTCCTTTGTCGATAAGGAGACTTCGGCTGTGGGGCGTCTCCATACGCGGTTGGAGTGCGAGGCGGAGATTGCGCGGATTCGCGCGGCTGGAGTTGAGGACATCAACGTTGATTTGATCGCCGGCCTTCCGTACCAGACACGGGAGAGTTGGCAGTATTCTCTTGGGCAGGTTGTTAATAGTGATGTGCCTCATATCAGCGTTTATATGATGGAGGTCGATGAGGATTCGCGTCTCGGCGAGGAAATGCTCGCCAAGGGAACGCGGTATCATGCGTCGGCTGTTCCGTCCGAGGATGAGAGTGCCGAGTGGTATCAGATGGCATGTGAACAGTTCGACGCGGCGGGACTGAGGCAGTACGAGATCTCGAACTTTGGTCGGTCGGGTCATGCGTCGCGGCATAACCTCAAGTATTGGCAGCGTCAGCCTTATATAGGCTTTGGCCTGGATGCTCATTCGATGCTGGCGACCGATGCGGGTGCGGTGCGGTTTGCGAATACAAGCGATATGGATACTTATCTTGGTAAGGCGGCATCTGCTTTCCCTCAGGTTGGGCAGAATGTTGTTGATCCGGAGTTCGATGTGATAGACCTTGAGCGCGCCTTCGAAGAGTCACTCTTTCTTGGGTTGCGGCTGAACGAAGGTGTCAACCTTCAAGCGCTGCGATGGCAGTTTGGCGAGACGATGGTTCAGGATTCGATGCCGGCGCTTCTGGAAGTGCGGGAAGCCGGTTTGCTGGAACTGGAGAGTGATCGGGCACGTCTGACGGCGCAGGGGCGAATGGTTTCGAATGAGGTCTTCAGCCGCCTTCTTATTCCTGCTGCATGA
- a CDS encoding GntG family PLP-dependent aldolase, translated as MIDLRSDTVTRPTPAMREAMFAAEVGDDVYGEDPTVNRLERDAAELFGREAAIFVPTGTMGNQIAIRLHTQHGQEVICESRAHVMDWEMAMAAAFSGCQLRTVAGQRGILTWERIQQAIGPKLYYRARTGLVCIENTHNMAGGTVTPLAVMREICEGAHAAGLPVHLDGARVFNAAAALGVSVAELTKGCDTVMFCLSKGLGAPAGSMLVGSREAMERARIFRKALGGGMRQVGVLAAAGMIALHEMPARLTDDHANARLLAEAVAAEPNAEIDLDAVETNIVIFNLRGEGDAAAFCAGLKTKGVLASAIGPHSIRFVTHYDVNREACRRAAETVVELLRAS; from the coding sequence ATGATTGATCTGCGAAGTGACACTGTTACCAGGCCCACGCCCGCGATGCGCGAGGCGATGTTTGCCGCCGAAGTGGGCGATGATGTATACGGCGAGGATCCTACCGTCAATCGGCTGGAACGCGATGCCGCTGAGTTGTTCGGCAGGGAAGCGGCAATCTTTGTGCCGACCGGCACTATGGGAAACCAGATTGCCATTCGTCTTCATACCCAGCATGGGCAGGAAGTCATCTGCGAGTCGCGGGCGCATGTGATGGACTGGGAGATGGCGATGGCCGCGGCGTTCTCGGGTTGCCAGTTGCGCACCGTTGCTGGGCAGCGGGGCATTCTTACATGGGAGCGTATCCAGCAGGCGATCGGGCCGAAGCTCTATTACCGCGCTCGGACCGGCCTGGTTTGTATCGAAAATACGCACAATATGGCTGGAGGCACCGTCACTCCGCTGGCGGTCATGCGGGAGATCTGCGAGGGCGCTCATGCTGCCGGTCTGCCGGTTCATCTTGATGGCGCGCGTGTCTTTAATGCTGCCGCAGCGCTCGGCGTCAGCGTGGCGGAGCTGACCAAGGGTTGCGACACCGTCATGTTTTGCCTGTCGAAGGGCCTCGGTGCTCCAGCGGGCTCCATGCTGGTTGGGAGCAGGGAGGCGATGGAGCGGGCTCGTATCTTCCGCAAGGCGCTTGGCGGCGGGATGAGGCAGGTCGGGGTGCTGGCTGCCGCCGGAATGATTGCGCTGCATGAGATGCCTGCGCGGCTGACCGACGACCATGCCAATGCCCGCTTGCTGGCAGAGGCGGTTGCGGCTGAACCCAATGCGGAGATCGATCTGGACGCCGTCGAGACCAATATCGTCATATTCAATCTTCGGGGCGAGGGCGATGCTGCGGCATTCTGTGCCGGTTTGAAGACGAAGGGTGTATTGGCCAGCGCTATTGGGCCGCACTCCATTCGGTTTGTGACTCACTATGACGTGAACCGTGAGGCTTG